A stretch of the Polluticoccus soli genome encodes the following:
- a CDS encoding heavy metal translocating P-type ATPase, whose amino-acid sequence MEKTRIDLEILLPEVPGERDECVTKIIHALQSRRGIELVHLVPQKDNSHAQLCFHYDASVISVTEVEDLAKAAGAELTVRYGHLLFNVSGIRHPRHARIIERELRAVTGIVSVAVAATGFIQLEYERAKTSQETIERSIRKAGLDIKNVEDFHQTGKEDHAEHAHGDHEHAHEEHGHSHGGIFGEKTELIFALISGALLGIGFGLSFINGLPEFIPIAFYIGAYFFGGYFTTKEALTAISKGDFEIDFLMLVAAIGAAVLGEWAEGALLLFLFSMGHALEHYAMEKARKSIAALADLAPKTALLKQDGTLKEVDIANLKPGDIIVVKPNSKISADGIVIKGNSSVNQAPITGESIPVDKIPVDNPDIDIATANTIDKSHKVFAGSINGAEALEIKVSKVASDSTIARLVKLVNEAQTQKSRTQNFTDKLEKYYVPAVLILVVLLLGAFLVVDEPFSASFYRAMAVLVAASPCALAISTPSAVLSGVARAARCGVLIKGGKPLEELGTLTAIAFDKTGTLTEGKPKLTGAYPLNGFSEGQLLEIAIAVEKLSDHPLAAAIVKGASEKVRKEIKPAEKAEAIVGRGVKAVYNGSVVHIGNKDLFIEKGSSLPDDVRKQAEDLEQKGNTTMIVELGDKLMGILTLMDTPRPDAKPTLSQLQTLGVKRMVMLTGDNQKVAEAIAKEIGITDAMGNLLPEQKVAAIDKLRVNEKQVAMVGDGVNDAPAMAKSTVGIAMGAAGSDVALETADIALMADKLSNLPFAIGLSKKASRIIKQNLVVSLGMVAILIPLTILGIAHIGPAVIGHEGSTLVVVFNALRLLGYRAPQGNK is encoded by the coding sequence ATGGAAAAAACTAGAATAGACTTAGAAATATTATTGCCTGAAGTGCCTGGCGAAAGGGATGAATGTGTAACAAAAATCATTCATGCCCTCCAAAGCAGACGAGGTATCGAGTTAGTTCATCTTGTACCTCAAAAGGACAATTCACATGCACAACTATGCTTTCATTACGATGCTAGCGTTATTTCCGTAACGGAAGTTGAGGATTTGGCCAAAGCGGCAGGAGCTGAGCTTACAGTACGCTATGGACACCTTCTTTTTAACGTGTCAGGTATTCGTCATCCTCGCCATGCCAGAATTATAGAACGCGAATTACGAGCTGTAACAGGCATAGTATCTGTTGCCGTCGCCGCCACTGGATTTATTCAATTGGAATATGAAAGAGCAAAAACTTCACAAGAAACGATTGAAAGAAGTATAAGGAAAGCTGGGCTGGACATCAAAAATGTTGAAGACTTTCATCAAACAGGTAAAGAGGATCATGCTGAACATGCCCACGGTGATCATGAACATGCGCATGAAGAACACGGGCATTCACATGGCGGCATTTTTGGTGAAAAGACAGAACTCATATTTGCGCTCATTTCCGGTGCGTTATTGGGAATAGGGTTTGGATTATCCTTTATCAATGGGTTGCCGGAATTTATTCCGATTGCTTTTTATATAGGTGCTTACTTCTTTGGCGGATATTTTACAACAAAAGAAGCCCTTACAGCAATAAGCAAGGGTGATTTTGAAATAGATTTCCTTATGCTGGTTGCGGCTATCGGCGCAGCCGTACTGGGCGAATGGGCGGAAGGTGCTTTGCTGCTATTCCTATTCAGTATGGGGCATGCACTCGAACATTACGCTATGGAAAAGGCCAGAAAGTCCATTGCAGCACTTGCCGATCTAGCCCCTAAGACAGCGCTACTAAAACAAGATGGAACATTAAAGGAAGTGGATATTGCCAATTTGAAACCCGGAGATATCATAGTTGTTAAGCCTAATTCAAAGATCTCTGCTGATGGTATCGTGATAAAAGGCAATAGCAGTGTCAATCAGGCACCTATCACCGGAGAAAGTATTCCTGTTGACAAAATACCAGTTGATAATCCAGACATAGACATTGCTACTGCAAATACTATAGACAAATCACACAAGGTTTTTGCCGGATCTATCAATGGCGCTGAAGCACTAGAGATAAAAGTTAGCAAAGTAGCATCCGATTCAACAATAGCAAGACTGGTAAAGCTTGTGAATGAAGCACAAACGCAGAAATCTCGTACACAAAACTTTACCGATAAACTAGAGAAATATTATGTGCCAGCTGTCCTAATATTGGTAGTGTTGCTCCTCGGTGCATTTTTAGTAGTAGATGAACCGTTTAGTGCCAGTTTTTATAGGGCAATGGCAGTTTTGGTTGCTGCCAGTCCATGTGCATTAGCCATTTCGACACCCAGTGCTGTTTTGAGTGGCGTTGCCAGGGCAGCAAGATGTGGTGTGCTCATAAAAGGTGGTAAGCCCTTGGAAGAATTAGGCACTTTAACTGCCATTGCTTTCGACAAAACAGGCACCCTTACGGAAGGTAAGCCAAAGCTTACCGGTGCATATCCGCTTAACGGATTTTCTGAAGGACAATTGTTGGAGATAGCGATTGCGGTGGAGAAATTGAGTGATCATCCATTAGCAGCTGCAATTGTTAAGGGTGCATCTGAAAAAGTCAGGAAAGAGATAAAACCAGCTGAAAAGGCTGAAGCGATTGTTGGCCGGGGAGTGAAGGCAGTCTATAATGGTTCTGTTGTGCATATAGGCAATAAGGATCTTTTCATTGAGAAGGGAAGCTCATTACCCGATGATGTTAGAAAACAAGCGGAGGATCTTGAACAAAAAGGGAATACCACGATGATTGTTGAGCTGGGGGATAAATTGATGGGTATACTCACTCTTATGGATACCCCAAGGCCAGATGCCAAGCCAACGCTTTCGCAACTCCAGACGTTAGGAGTGAAAAGAATGGTGATGCTAACCGGAGATAATCAAAAGGTAGCGGAAGCAATAGCGAAAGAAATAGGCATCACAGATGCAATGGGGAATTTGTTACCAGAACAAAAAGTGGCTGCTATCGATAAATTAAGGGTAAACGAAAAACAAGTTGCAATGGTAGGTGATGGGGTGAATGATGCCCCTGCGATGGCCAAAAGCACCGTGGGAATTGCAATGGGCGCTGCTGGTAGTGATGTGGCATTGGAAACTGCCGATATCGCCCTTATGGCAGACAAATTGAGCAACTTGCCTTTTGCTATAGGGTTAAGCAAGAAAGCCAGTAGAATTATCAAACAGAATCTAGTTGTCAGCCTGGGAATGGTTGCAATACTTATACCGTTGACAATTTTAGGGATTGCCCATATTGGGCCTGCTGTTATTGGGCATGAAGGCTCTACGTTGGTAGTTGTATTTAATGCCTTGCGTTTATTGGGATATAGAGCCCCGCAAGGCAATAAATAA
- a CDS encoding efflux RND transporter periplasmic adaptor subunit: MRYIIYLFPVFLLLLACGGKKESTTTIEEHHEESTLVSLTEDQLKAANITIGQVEMKNLTSSISVSGTLEVPSQNKAFITSLVGGVLRSINIQPGSYVRKGQTIGTIANTEVSNIQQELISINARIQYSNQELDRQRELVRGNAAPYKNVQRIESELKGLRAQRSALQRQLSTLGVSTGSISSTLAIKAPISGTISEITSQIGSNIDPNAPIAEIINNSELHLDLFVYEKDLPKVAPGQIIHFTLTNNPGQEYDARIYSIGTAFVNETRAVPVHAHVINDKTGLIEGMSVTARISLGESVYPAVPDAAIVTNDGKDYIFIVSGKKASEEQEADHKHEPAPEHSHASEAMVFERIQVIRGASDVGYTEIKPVSTLPQHTKVVVQGAFFLMAKMTNAGEAHEH; this comes from the coding sequence ATGAGATATATCATATACCTGTTTCCTGTGTTTCTGTTATTGCTGGCGTGCGGCGGCAAGAAGGAATCCACAACTACAATAGAAGAACATCACGAAGAAAGTACACTCGTTAGTTTAACCGAGGATCAATTAAAGGCAGCCAACATTACAATCGGGCAAGTTGAAATGAAGAATCTGACCAGCTCGATCAGTGTTAGTGGTACGCTAGAAGTACCAAGTCAAAATAAAGCATTCATTACATCACTAGTGGGCGGAGTGTTACGTTCAATAAACATACAACCCGGAAGCTACGTTAGAAAAGGACAGACTATTGGAACAATTGCTAATACAGAGGTTTCTAATATTCAACAAGAGCTGATTTCTATCAATGCACGGATTCAGTATTCAAATCAGGAGCTTGACCGCCAACGGGAACTTGTCAGAGGGAATGCCGCTCCGTACAAGAATGTGCAACGGATTGAATCTGAGCTTAAAGGACTTCGTGCGCAACGAAGTGCCTTACAACGGCAACTTTCTACTCTTGGGGTATCTACAGGAAGCATTTCTTCGACTCTGGCAATTAAGGCACCAATTAGCGGTACAATCTCTGAGATTACCTCCCAAATAGGATCTAATATCGATCCTAATGCTCCCATCGCAGAAATCATTAACAACTCGGAACTACACCTGGACTTATTTGTCTATGAAAAGGACTTGCCCAAAGTGGCACCTGGCCAAATAATACACTTTACGCTTACGAATAACCCTGGTCAGGAGTATGACGCGCGGATATATTCTATAGGCACGGCATTTGTGAATGAAACGCGTGCTGTGCCGGTGCATGCACACGTAATTAACGATAAAACCGGCCTTATAGAAGGAATGAGTGTAACCGCCCGTATAAGCCTGGGAGAAAGCGTCTATCCGGCTGTTCCTGATGCTGCTATCGTTACGAATGATGGCAAAGACTACATATTTATCGTATCTGGTAAGAAAGCCAGTGAAGAACAAGAAGCAGATCATAAGCATGAACCGGCTCCAGAGCATAGTCATGCAAGCGAAGCAATGGTTTTTGAACGGATTCAAGTAATCAGGGGTGCATCTGATGTGGGCTATACCGAAATTAAACCAGTTAGTACGTTGCCTCAACATACCAAAGTTGTTGTCCAGGGAGCATTTTTCCTTATGGCTAAAATGACTAACGCCGGGGAAGCACATGAGCACTAA
- a CDS encoding CusA/CzcA family heavy metal efflux RND transporter encodes MLDRIIYFSIKNKLAIGIFTLILIAWGIYSLTRLPVDAVPDITNNQVQIITTAPTLASQEVEQFVTYPIERSIANLPDLVEIRSISRFGLSVVTVVFHDNVNIYFARQLINERLKNAEEEIPAGMGSPELAPVSTGLGEIYQYIIHPKKGSEHKYSAMDLRTMHDWIVARQLYGTPGIAEVNSFGGYLKQYEVAIDPNQLKAMNVTVAELLDALEKNNANTGGAYIDKKPYAYFIRGIGIATSTEDIGNIVIKTVKGIPVLVRHVATPRIGHAIRYGAMTRNGEGEVVGGIVMMLKGYNSAEVVERVKLKMETIKKSLPPDIEIEPFLDRTDLVDRAIKTVETNLIEGALIVIFVLVIFLGNLRAGLIVASAIPLSLLFALGMMHVFGVSANLMSLGAIDFGLIVDGAVIIVEATMHHLGLRKSGKALSQGEMDEEVFQSASKIRSSAAFGEIIILIVYIPILTLVGIEGKMFRPMAQTVGFAILGALVLSITYIPMMCALVLPKQLSNRRTFSDKMMDWFQRRYEPILNWAINQKRFIVAVAAALLVFTIIAFSRMGGEFLPQLQEGDYAFHCILPQGASLSQSIETSLQAQRIIKSFPEVKAVIGKTGSAEIPTDPMPPEASDLIIVLKEKKEWTTTYDYNDLAQRILEKLEVIPGIFFEANQPIQMRFNELMTGVRQDVAIKIFGEDIATLADLAPKIASIVQSVEGATAPQIERTSGLPQITIEYNRTQVAAYGLNIAAINRVITAAFAGTKTGVIFENERKFDLVVRLDSAHRTGIEDVANLYIPIPGGSQVPLSQVAKVSFKEGPAQISREDAKRRIVIGFNVKDRDVQSVVKDIQKKLADFRLPTGYYLTYGGTFQSLEEASARLSIAVPIALFLIFALLYFTFQSLQQATLIFTAIPMSAIGGVFALLLRGMPFSISAGVGFIALFGVAVLNGIVLIGTFNQLAKDGVADVIERVRIGTKIRLRPVLMTAAVASLGFLPMALSTGAGAEVQKPLATVVIGGLITATVLTLIVLPLLYIMFTTGIRRRSSPVMVVMLTLSPIFASSQTGRTAAEPTRISFNDAFEIALQNNLQLRSRDIAVQRSRALSGTYFDIPKTGVFFENEDLRPSDHQGILKIGLSQSIDWPGVYKAKRSLLQEQLRAVSYTKQLQALEIKRELQTAYYTLWYHQNRKQVLTTLDSFFHESAKIAQLRAHAGESPGLDSISANARSQEVHLQKRLIDKDIQSQQAILNAILHSDISYLADEMPLSKVPFDLDMQPTADHPALLKQQQEIAIANADVRVARSGLMPDFSGRFFSQRLYGMLNPYSGFSVTVGVPIFGLNGYRNKIRASQLERDYQQTLYDYEKVLLQTRFSQSRLQLQKQLERVEYYEATGLQQAEKIVTAANLAYRGGEISFAELSQYLMQALDIRRNYLDALNEYNQSIIQLNYYLNR; translated from the coding sequence ATGCTAGATCGAATAATTTACTTTTCAATAAAGAATAAGCTAGCTATTGGAATTTTTACTTTGATTCTAATAGCATGGGGGATCTATTCCCTAACCCGGCTGCCAGTTGATGCAGTACCCGATATTACAAACAACCAGGTTCAGATAATTACAACTGCCCCAACGCTGGCTAGCCAGGAGGTTGAGCAATTCGTTACTTATCCAATAGAACGCAGCATTGCCAATCTGCCTGATCTTGTGGAGATCCGGTCTATTTCGAGATTTGGGTTGTCAGTAGTAACGGTAGTTTTTCACGATAACGTCAATATCTATTTTGCGCGACAACTTATAAATGAGCGGCTCAAAAACGCTGAGGAAGAAATACCAGCAGGTATGGGATCTCCTGAACTGGCACCGGTAAGTACCGGATTGGGCGAAATATACCAGTATATAATTCATCCCAAAAAAGGGTCGGAGCACAAGTATTCCGCGATGGACTTGCGGACAATGCATGATTGGATCGTTGCCAGACAACTTTACGGAACTCCAGGCATAGCAGAAGTCAATTCATTTGGAGGCTATCTGAAACAATATGAGGTGGCCATAGATCCCAACCAGCTGAAAGCTATGAATGTGACAGTTGCAGAGCTTCTCGATGCACTGGAAAAAAATAATGCAAACACTGGCGGAGCCTATATAGACAAGAAACCGTACGCATACTTCATTCGCGGTATTGGTATTGCCACAAGCACGGAGGACATCGGAAATATCGTCATCAAAACAGTAAAGGGCATACCTGTCCTTGTTCGCCATGTTGCTACGCCCCGAATAGGCCATGCTATCAGATATGGAGCAATGACACGCAACGGTGAAGGCGAAGTGGTGGGTGGTATTGTAATGATGCTAAAGGGATACAACAGCGCGGAAGTGGTGGAGCGGGTAAAGCTGAAAATGGAAACTATAAAGAAGTCATTACCTCCTGATATCGAGATCGAGCCCTTCTTAGACCGGACAGATCTTGTTGATCGGGCAATAAAGACAGTTGAAACAAACTTAATTGAGGGCGCTCTGATAGTAATTTTTGTATTGGTGATCTTCCTTGGAAATCTGAGGGCTGGGCTTATCGTAGCATCCGCAATCCCTCTATCCCTATTGTTTGCATTGGGTATGATGCATGTCTTTGGAGTAAGCGCAAACCTGATGTCTTTGGGTGCGATAGACTTTGGTTTGATCGTAGATGGTGCGGTTATAATAGTTGAAGCTACGATGCATCACCTGGGATTGCGGAAGAGTGGAAAGGCACTTTCCCAAGGGGAAATGGATGAAGAAGTATTTCAATCGGCTTCTAAAATTCGTAGTAGCGCAGCGTTTGGAGAAATAATAATCCTTATCGTATACATCCCTATTCTCACACTTGTTGGTATTGAAGGAAAGATGTTTCGCCCGATGGCGCAAACGGTGGGATTTGCGATACTTGGAGCCTTGGTATTGTCAATTACCTATATCCCCATGATGTGTGCATTGGTGCTGCCAAAACAGTTGAGCAACAGGCGGACATTTTCAGACAAGATGATGGATTGGTTTCAACGTAGATATGAACCGATTCTTAACTGGGCTATTAATCAAAAGCGATTCATTGTGGCTGTAGCAGCTGCATTGTTAGTTTTCACCATCATTGCATTTTCACGCATGGGTGGCGAATTTCTGCCGCAGCTTCAGGAAGGTGATTATGCCTTTCACTGTATTCTACCACAAGGTGCTTCGCTTTCACAAAGCATAGAGACATCTCTACAGGCACAACGAATAATTAAGTCCTTTCCTGAGGTTAAAGCTGTTATAGGCAAGACAGGAAGTGCCGAAATCCCAACAGATCCAATGCCCCCGGAAGCATCTGATCTTATAATAGTCCTGAAGGAAAAAAAGGAGTGGACAACTACATATGACTACAACGACCTCGCTCAACGCATTTTGGAGAAACTGGAGGTGATTCCTGGTATATTCTTCGAAGCCAATCAGCCAATTCAAATGCGTTTTAATGAGTTGATGACTGGCGTTAGACAGGATGTGGCGATCAAGATTTTTGGGGAGGATATAGCAACCTTAGCTGATCTAGCACCAAAAATTGCAAGTATCGTGCAATCAGTGGAAGGGGCAACAGCACCTCAAATTGAACGAACTTCTGGCTTACCTCAAATTACTATTGAGTACAATCGAACACAAGTGGCGGCATATGGGTTGAACATAGCCGCCATAAATCGGGTTATTACCGCGGCATTTGCAGGAACCAAAACGGGAGTAATCTTTGAAAATGAAAGAAAATTTGACCTGGTTGTACGCCTTGATAGTGCTCATCGTACAGGAATAGAGGATGTTGCAAATCTTTACATCCCTATACCAGGCGGAAGTCAGGTGCCTTTAAGCCAGGTAGCAAAGGTTTCGTTCAAGGAAGGGCCGGCACAGATAAGCCGGGAAGATGCAAAAAGGCGCATCGTGATAGGGTTCAACGTAAAAGATCGTGATGTGCAGAGTGTTGTAAAAGACATACAAAAGAAGCTGGCTGATTTCAGACTACCAACCGGCTATTATTTGACTTATGGCGGAACATTTCAAAGCCTCGAAGAAGCTTCTGCACGCTTAAGTATCGCGGTGCCAATTGCCTTATTCCTAATTTTCGCCTTGCTCTATTTTACCTTTCAATCACTCCAGCAAGCAACATTGATCTTCACTGCAATACCGATGTCCGCTATTGGAGGTGTTTTTGCTTTGTTGTTACGAGGTATGCCTTTCTCTATTTCAGCTGGAGTGGGATTCATCGCACTTTTTGGCGTTGCTGTCCTTAATGGTATCGTTCTGATTGGAACTTTTAATCAATTAGCAAAAGATGGGGTTGCCGATGTAATTGAGCGTGTGCGAATTGGAACAAAAATCCGATTGCGTCCTGTTTTAATGACAGCAGCAGTTGCTTCGCTGGGTTTTTTACCAATGGCTTTATCAACAGGGGCTGGTGCGGAAGTTCAAAAACCACTTGCTACTGTTGTTATTGGAGGCCTGATAACCGCTACTGTCTTAACGCTTATCGTGTTGCCCTTACTCTATATCATGTTTACTACAGGCATCCGGCGCAGATCATCACCTGTTATGGTGGTAATGCTTACTCTATCCCCAATATTTGCAAGTAGCCAGACCGGAAGGACAGCGGCAGAACCGACACGAATTAGTTTCAATGATGCTTTTGAAATTGCACTGCAAAATAATCTACAGTTACGTAGCCGCGATATCGCAGTACAGCGTTCACGGGCATTAAGCGGAACATATTTCGATATTCCCAAGACAGGTGTGTTTTTTGAAAATGAAGATCTTCGTCCTTCAGATCATCAAGGAATATTAAAAATCGGCCTTTCCCAAAGTATAGATTGGCCAGGTGTGTATAAGGCCAAACGCAGTTTATTGCAGGAGCAGCTTCGAGCTGTTTCCTATACAAAGCAACTACAGGCATTGGAGATCAAGCGCGAACTTCAAACTGCATACTATACGCTTTGGTATCATCAAAACCGAAAGCAAGTATTGACAACCTTGGATAGCTTCTTTCATGAATCAGCTAAAATTGCTCAATTGCGTGCTCATGCTGGAGAAAGCCCAGGCCTTGACAGTATTTCTGCCAATGCAAGAAGCCAGGAGGTTCACTTACAGAAGAGGCTAATTGATAAAGATATTCAAAGCCAGCAAGCTATTTTAAACGCTATTCTGCATTCGGACATCTCCTATCTGGCCGATGAAATGCCATTGTCAAAAGTACCGTTTGATCTGGACATGCAGCCTACAGCCGATCACCCCGCTTTACTAAAACAACAGCAGGAAATTGCGATAGCAAATGCTGATGTTCGGGTAGCAAGGTCAGGGTTAATGCCGGATTTCTCAGGCCGCTTTTTCTCTCAAAGGTTATACGGTATGTTAAACCCCTATTCTGGTTTCTCGGTAACCGTTGGAGTGCCAATATTTGGCCTGAATGGGTATAGGAATAAAATCAGGGCTTCCCAACTGGAACGGGATTATCAGCAAACGCTTTATGATTATGAAAAGGTGTTATTACAAACACGGTTTTCTCAAAGCAGGTTACAGCTCCAGAAGCAATTGGAAAGAGTGGAATACTATGAAGCAACCGGATTACAGCAGGCTGAAAAGATCGTTACCGCGGCAAACCTCGCTTATCGCGGGGGAGAAATAAGTTTTGCCGAGCTTTCGCAATACCTAATGCAGGCTCTTGACATCCGTAGGAATTACCTGGATGCACTAAATGAGTACAACCAATCTATCATCCAACTTAATTATTATTTAAATCGCTAA
- a CDS encoding DUF6660 family protein yields MRYLASFMAILVILLSCVPCADGITISSSVASTQGASHEHHEDSADLCSPFCQCACCASFSLMTEPVSIPDMVIAKEQPVYQEALESIIRKMSIPIWQPPQLV; encoded by the coding sequence ATGCGATACTTGGCATCCTTTATGGCCATTTTAGTTATACTCCTCAGCTGCGTTCCATGTGCTGATGGTATTACGATTTCATCTTCAGTAGCTTCTACCCAAGGTGCTTCGCATGAACATCATGAGGATAGTGCTGATCTTTGCTCCCCTTTCTGTCAATGTGCCTGCTGTGCTTCATTTTCGCTGATGACTGAACCAGTAAGCATACCTGACATGGTAATTGCCAAGGAGCAACCAGTATATCAAGAGGCACTTGAATCCATTATTCGGAAAATGTCCATTCCGATCTGGCAACCTCCCCAGTTAGTTTAA
- a CDS encoding c-type cytochrome: MNLKHFYVAAFAACFIIYGCGGSSEEKSVKDETPQQPVDESPAPAATASDKGIGKFQNVELTHPLDEGMVKAGQGTYDVKCGSCHKLNEEKLVGPGWKGVTDRRTPEWIMNFVTNVDEMLEKDPKAQAMLEVCMVRMPNQNLKDDEARAVLEFMRKNDGKN, from the coding sequence ATGAACCTCAAACATTTTTATGTCGCTGCTTTCGCTGCCTGCTTTATTATCTATGGTTGCGGAGGTAGTTCCGAAGAAAAATCAGTAAAAGATGAAACCCCACAACAGCCGGTCGATGAGTCTCCTGCACCTGCCGCTACTGCCAGCGACAAGGGTATAGGTAAATTCCAAAACGTGGAATTGACGCATCCACTTGACGAAGGCATGGTAAAAGCCGGCCAAGGAACATATGATGTGAAATGCGGTTCTTGCCATAAGCTCAACGAAGAAAAGCTGGTTGGTCCCGGTTGGAAGGGCGTAACTGACAGAAGAACTCCTGAATGGATCATGAACTTCGTGACAAATGTGGATGAAATGTTAGAGAAAGATCCTAAAGCACAGGCAATGCTTGAAGTATGTATGGTTCGTATGCCTAACCAGAACCTGAAAGATGATGAAGCAAGGGCTGTGTTAGAGTTCATGCGTAAGAACGATGGCAAGAACTAG
- the nosZ gene encoding Sec-dependent nitrous-oxide reductase, producing the protein MTKYLLTLMSLGAIVGFQSCKMKTTEAAVSGDAASKVYVAPGKYDEFYNFVSGGFSGQVSVYGLPSGRLLKVIPVFSQNPENGYGFNEETKPMLQTSHGFIPWDDEHHLALSQTNGEHDGRWLFANANNTPRVARIDLKTFKTVEVLELPNSGGNHSSPFITENSEYIVGGTRFSVPIADQEAALTQASFKANFKSTVSFIAIDPTTGRMKIDFQVVLPGMDLDLSRAGKGPSHGWFFFSTYNTEQANTLLEVNASQKDKDYIVAINWKKAQEYARAGKGKKMATEYYHNTLNEENHTATSEVEKEVLTLDPNELKDFVYLIPCPKSPHGCDVDPTGEYIIGSGKLAALIPVFAYQKITKAIADKAFEGDYYGIPVIKYEAALHGEVQKPGLGPLHTEFDGKGNAYTSFFVSSEIVKWNIKDLKVLDRVPTYYSIGHLMVPGGDTKKPYGKYVVAYNKITKDRYLPTGPELTQSAQLYSIDGDKMQLLLDYPTIGEPHYAQAIAADKIKAQSAKIYDINVNKHQYVSMGEKTTKVVRAGNRVDVYMTAIRSHLTPDNIEGIQVGDEVYFHVTNLEQDWDIPHGFAVKHAANAELLIMPGETNTLKFVPTKAGVYPFYCTDFCSALHQEMQGYMRVSPKGSSVPLKWHTGKTDSAAAVAAVR; encoded by the coding sequence ATGACCAAGTATCTTTTAACATTAATGTCTCTGGGAGCCATAGTTGGCTTTCAGAGCTGTAAAATGAAGACGACCGAGGCAGCGGTGAGCGGTGATGCCGCATCGAAAGTATACGTTGCTCCTGGTAAGTATGACGAGTTTTACAATTTCGTTTCCGGTGGCTTTAGCGGCCAGGTATCAGTATACGGGCTTCCTTCAGGACGTTTGCTGAAAGTGATTCCCGTGTTTTCACAAAATCCCGAGAATGGCTACGGTTTTAACGAGGAGACTAAGCCAATGCTGCAAACATCTCATGGTTTTATTCCCTGGGATGATGAACATCACCTGGCGCTTTCTCAGACTAATGGTGAACACGACGGACGCTGGTTGTTTGCCAATGCAAATAATACACCACGTGTGGCGCGTATCGACCTGAAGACGTTTAAGACTGTCGAAGTGCTGGAACTGCCTAATAGCGGCGGTAACCACTCTTCGCCATTCATTACCGAAAATTCAGAGTACATCGTTGGTGGTACACGTTTTTCCGTTCCCATCGCCGATCAGGAAGCAGCGCTCACGCAGGCCTCTTTTAAAGCAAACTTTAAAAGTACTGTGTCCTTTATCGCTATTGATCCTACAACAGGTAGGATGAAAATAGATTTCCAGGTAGTATTACCTGGTATGGACCTCGACTTGAGTCGCGCTGGTAAAGGACCTTCACATGGATGGTTCTTCTTTTCAACATATAATACGGAGCAGGCTAATACACTTTTGGAGGTGAATGCTTCGCAGAAGGATAAAGACTATATCGTTGCTATCAATTGGAAGAAAGCCCAGGAATATGCAAGGGCTGGCAAGGGTAAGAAAATGGCTACCGAATATTATCACAATACGTTGAACGAGGAAAATCATACCGCTACGTCAGAAGTGGAGAAAGAAGTGCTTACACTCGATCCAAACGAATTGAAAGATTTTGTTTACCTGATCCCATGTCCAAAGTCCCCACACGGTTGTGATGTTGATCCGACAGGTGAGTATATCATAGGTAGCGGTAAACTTGCAGCTTTAATTCCGGTGTTTGCTTATCAAAAGATCACTAAAGCCATCGCTGACAAAGCTTTTGAAGGCGATTATTATGGCATTCCCGTGATCAAATACGAAGCTGCGCTTCATGGTGAAGTTCAGAAGCCAGGTCTGGGACCATTGCACACAGAGTTTGATGGTAAAGGCAACGCTTATACTTCTTTCTTTGTTTCTTCTGAGATTGTTAAATGGAACATCAAGGATCTGAAGGTGTTGGACAGGGTGCCGACGTATTATTCTATCGGTCACCTGATGGTGCCCGGTGGCGATACAAAAAAGCCCTATGGTAAATATGTAGTAGCATACAACAAAATTACCAAAGACAGGTATCTGCCTACAGGTCCCGAGTTGACGCAAAGTGCACAGTTGTATTCGATAGATGGAGACAAAATGCAATTGTTGTTGGACTATCCTACAATAGGTGAACCACACTACGCCCAGGCTATTGCAGCTGATAAGATCAAGGCGCAAAGTGCTAAGATTTACGACATCAATGTTAACAAGCATCAATATGTGTCGATGGGCGAAAAAACCACAAAGGTAGTACGTGCCGGCAACCGTGTGGACGTCTATATGACAGCTATACGCTCTCACCTGACGCCTGATAACATAGAAGGTATACAGGTTGGTGACGAAGTGTATTTCCACGTAACGAACCTGGAGCAAGATTGGGACATACCGCACGGTTTTGCCGTCAAGCATGCTGCTAACGCAGAATTGCTGATAATGCCGGGTGAAACTAATACTCTGAAGTTTGTGCCAACTAAAGCCGGTGTTTATCCGTTCTATTGCACCGACTTCTGTTCTGCACTGCACCAGGAAATGCAAGGTTACATGCGTGTGTCTCCTAAAGGAAGCAGTGTGCCTTTGAAATGGCATACAGGTAAAACTGATTCAGCCGCTGCAGTAGCAGCAGTAAGATAA